DNA sequence from the Parasphaerochaeta coccoides DSM 17374 genome:
GACCTTGGGACGTTCCGGCTACGTCTATCTGGTGGACAATGAAGGCGGCATTGTCTTTCATCCTCGGCAGCAACTGATCAACGCCGGACTGCTTGCGGAAGATACGGAATCTGTCCAGGACCATGTCTTCGGTTCCTTCATCAACTCATTCGCGGGACGCAAACGGCTCACTGTCGTCGATACGGTCAGCTACAGCCGCTGGAGGATTGTCGGCATCGCCTTCATGGACGAAATAACCGACCAGCTCACCAGCCTCAGTCTGGTAATGTCCATCCTGGTCGTCATCTGCGTTTTCGTCGCAGTCTTCATCGCCCGACTCGTGTCTACTTCAATAACTCGTCCCATCAAGAAACTGGAACGACTGATGAAGCAGGTCGAAGGGGGGAACATGATGGTGGACACCGATGTGCGGGGCAATCTTGAAGTCCGGGCGCTCTCCCGTTCATTCGGTCATATGATTTCACGCATACGCAAGCTGATGGATGACATTGTCCGTGTCCAGGAAATGAAACGCAAGAGTGAGATGGATGCAATGCAGGCGAAAATCAATCCCCATTTCCTCTATAACACCCTTGACTCGGTCGTCTGGCTGGCTGAACAAGGAGATACCCAAAGCGTCATCAGGATGATATCTGCCCTTGCCCGGCTGTTCCGCATCAGTATCAGCAAGGGGCATGACATCATTACGTTGGGCGAGGAACTGGAACATGTGGGCAACTATCTGTTCATCCAGCAGATGAGGTATGTGAACAAGTTTGAATTCACCATCGACCTGCCAGATGATCTGAAGAACAAGCCGACAATCAAGCTGATTGTCCAACCCATCGTAGAAAATTGCATCTATCATGGCATCAAATATCTTCAGGAGATGGGACGCATCGACATCCGTGTCTTCCGCCGTCCTCCTGGGGCCTTGGTCATTGAGATTAAGGACAATGGCGTCGGCATGATTCCGGAAGTATTCGATAGAATCATGGAGCCACGGACGACTCATTCATCTTCAAGCAACGGCATAGGCGTCCGCAATGTCTCCGACCGCATCAAGCTGTATCATGGTAATGATTATGGTCTTGAAATCCAGAGCGAGGCCGATATCGGTACGATAGTCCAGCTTGTCATACCAGAGGGAAAGGACATCCCTCCCATAAAGGTGGCGAAGAAATGAAAAGACGGCACCTTCCGCATTTCTGTTTCACCGCAGGCATCACTACCGCAGGCATCATTGCATGCATGATATTCGTGGTCTCCTGTTACCGGAATCCGGCGAACACAGTCACCCTGCTTTCTTCACGTCCTGAATCCCAGGAGAAGCCGATACGCATGGCTTTCCTGACCAACATGCAGGGAGGAGAACACTGGGGGAACATGAAATCCGGCGCACGTTTCGCCCGCAGCATGCACGGGAACATGACCATTGAGTTCTATGCTCCCATCAACGAGGCTGACTATCACGGACAGACGGAACTTCTCCAGCAGGTAGTGGACGCGGACTTCGATGCGCTCGTGATTTCCTCCAGTCATGCTACATATGCCGCATCGACGATACAGCAGGCTCTGGCAAAAGGTATGATGGTCGTCACCGTCGATAACGATATCCTTGCCGCCGATGGCACGTCCCTTGCAAAGGCTCATGTCGGAACCGACTCACGGGAAGTGGGGAAGAAAGCCGCCATGAAGGGCATGGAGCTTGCGCCACAGGTACGCAAGGCACTGGTTGTCGCCTCTGTGCCGGAAAGCACTTCCATGATGGAAAAGACGGCTGCAATCACTGAAATTTTTTCTGAATCCGGTATCGAATTTCAAGTGATTTTCTGCCATGCGGACGCAACCATAGCCTACGGGCAGGTCAAGGCAGCACTGGAAAGTCCTGTAGCCATAGACATCATCATAGCACTGGAGGAATACGCCGCACACGGAGTGGCCGACGCCCTTGCCGAGACATCAGCAAAGGCAAGACCGGTTTTCATCGGGTCGGGTAATTCCCGCTATCAGTTGAACCTGCTGGAAACAGGAAGGATGGACGCACTGGTCGTTGAGAACTCATTCACAATGGGATATCTCGCCGTGGAAGCGGCAGCTTCCCTGGCAGGCGGACGGAACGTCGTCCCCGTGCCGGTGGAATTTGCCATTGTCACCCCGCTAACAATGTGGGAAGAACATCATCAGCGGCTTCTTTTTCCTCTGACGAACTGAACGTCATTTGAACTGCCGGTAGGTTTCACGGGTAATCAGCTGATAGGGAATCCAGACATACTGTCCGTCGGTCAGGGGATAGCCTATGCTTTCCTCGGTCGGGATTCTTCCCTGGGAAAGTTCGTAAGCTATGTTGAAGACAGCAGTGCCTTGGTTGACGGCATCGTTTAGCACCGTACCAAGGAGAGTGCCTTCCTCAAGAGCCTGGAGCGCAGGAGCGGTGGCATCGACTCCGACGACCGGCATATACCTGTCACCCCTGAAATATCCGGCGGATTTCAATGCCTCGATAGCGCCAAGAGCCATGTCATCATTGTTGGCAAAGACTGCTTCAATGGCGTCTCCATGGGCAGCGATGAAGCCTATCATCTTCTCCTGCCCTCTGACACGATCCCACAGGGCGGTGTCTTCGGCGAGCTTCTCAATCCTGATGTTGTTGTCGGCAAGGCATTTCATTGTATACTCAACCCTCAGGTCGGTGTCCTGATGGCCAGGCTCCCCGCGCAACATCACATACTGGAGGATTCCATCGCCGTTCTTGTCCGCTTCAGGATGTGTCTTCCAATAATCGGCTATGATCTGCGCACTCATTATACCGGACTGCTCGGCCTTTGCTCCGACATAGTACACCTTGTCCCATTTTGCCATGTCCTCGGCCAAAGGTTCGCGATTAAAGAACACCACGGGGATGCCCGCCTTCTTCGCTTTTTCAATGATGACTCCCGCGGCAGTCCTGTCAACGGGATTGACGGCCATGGCTTTGATTCCCTTGGCAATGAACTGATCAACCTTCCCGTTCTGGTTGACCTGGAGATTCTGCGAATCGACGATATCAACCATCGCCTTGCCTTGGGAGGCTGTAGTTATGGCCGCCCTGACCCCGGTGATGAACGTATCATCGAACTTATATGCCGCGACTCCGATTTCAGGCATGCTTTCTTTCCGTCCGCCAGCGTACAGGCCGGTGACAAGGACAAAAAGAAGACAGGCTCCGGCTACAATTCTCTTAATCATGCGTGACATCATGCGTGAATGACTCCTTGGACTCTGCTTCCTTGAACTCTCCCAAGAAGTTTCGCATGACTACGGTCGTGAGTACAGACGTTTTTTCATGGGGACATATTGTAAAGGTCAGGGGCGTCCCCATTCTCATAATCTTTACATTTCTTGCGTTACACGTGTTTGAAACGGAACACAGGCGACACTATCCGCATCTTTGGATTCGCGTAACCCGAAAGTACTATATCTCTTTACGTCAAAATCATACTTTCGGGTAATCGTCACTATTACCGATATCCCTTACATTAACTCATCAATTCATCATGCTTCGCCAGATTAACCAATCACTTCATTATATTTGATGAATGATTTTTGGTTTTCATGGAAAAATAAGGGGGGGGAAAGTGAGAAAAAACAGCATTGTGTTTGTAAGCATCTTCATGGTGTTTTTCGTCTTTGTTGCATGTTCCGGCGAAGTAGAGGTTCCGCACGCCAGCAACGTGCGCTTCACCACGGAGATCGGACGCAAGGTCATGGCTGACTCCGCATGGCAAGCCGGTGATGAAGTCGGCATCTACATGGTGGAAGCCGGTGAGGACGTGGCTACTGTCGCCGCGACCGACCGTGACAATGTGCAGTACGTGGCAGATACGGCGGGCATCAACTTCTCCGCCTTCTCCCCTGTTGACGCCTCCAACCCCTTGAAGTGGGATGACAACTCCAACCCTGCCATCACACACTTTGACTTCATCGCCTATTATCCCTATGTATCGCCCATCGCTGATACCACGGCTCTGCCCATACATGTCTATCCCCTTGGTTCCGGGGAACAGGATACCGGAAAGGCTGACTTCCTATGGGGACGCACCGACACTGTACAGAACAATACCCCAACGGTACGACTGAAGCTTGAGCACATGCTCTCCCGTTTGATTGTCAACCTTGGGCCAAGTACCACCATTGATAAGGATGCCATCAACGGTGGTACGCTTGTCGCCACTGTCACAGGCTTGAACACGAAGACCTCAATCAATCTGAATGACGGAACCTTGGGCACTCCTGGCGACGTTGTTCCTATTGTCATGAAGGACATCTCCGGCACGCTCACGGATGCGGAAAGAAGTGCGGGGAACCGCCGTTTTGAGACTGTGCTGATACCTGTGGACAACGCTACTGCTCTGGCTGCCTTGCAACTGGAGTTTGCCCTGACTGATGGTAGTACTGATACATACACATGGGCAGCGACTTCCGTAGCGACCTCTGACCAGGGCAAGATTCACTTTGACGCGGGAAAGCAGCATGTCTACAACATGACGCTCAATACGTCTGATAATGAAGTCGCCGTTGCCGCCATCCAGATTGAGATAAAGGACCAAGACACCGGAAGTTTGGTGAACGGGGCAGCGGAAAAGGCATACAGCCTCACCTTTGGAGCCAACGGAGCCACGAGAGGCAGTGCGCCGGGACGGATGTATGCTCATAAGGGAAGCCAGGTCACACTGCCGACTCCTGGAACGTTGGAAAAGAATCTCCATTACTTCTACGGATGGAATACTGAGACTGATGGCAGCGGAGATTCATATGCCGTTGGAGACTCTTTCGTGATTCCTGGGCAGGATGTGACACTATATGCAATCTGGGTGGAGAACCAATACAGCGTCTCCTTTGATGGCAACGGAGCCACGGGAGGCAATACTCCGGGACGGATATATGCTCATAAGGGAAGCAAAGTCACACTGTCGGCTCCGGGAACATTGGAAAAGGACATCCATTACTTCTACGGATGGAATACTCTGCCTAATGGCAACGGAACCCAATATGCCGTTGGCGAGTCCTTCACCATGCCCGCCAATGATGTGACGTTGTATGCGCGGTGGCTGGTGAAGATCAAGGCAGTCTCCGCCGGAAAGTCCCATACGATGATTCTGAAGATGGACGGCACGCTCTGGGCGACAGGAGACAACTATTATGGTCAACTGGGTGACAAAACGATGCCCACCAGAACTACTCCCGTGCGGGTGAGTTTGGATGTCGCGGCAGTCTCCGCCGGAGAGTCCCATACGATGATTTTGAAGAAGAACGGCACGCTCTGGGCGACTGGACGCAACAATTATGGCCAACTGGGTGACGCCACTCGGATCAGCAGATATATTCCCGTGCAAGTCAAGGTTAGTACCAGTCTTACCGACTTCATGACTGATGTCGTGGCTGTCTCCACCGGGGAGCGTCATACGATGATTCTGAAGAAGGACGGCACGCTCTGGGCGACTGGAGACAACGAATTTGGTCAAGTGGGTGACAAAACGATGACCACCAAAACTACTCCCGTGCGGATGGGTTTGGATGTCGCGGCTGTCTCCGCCGGAGCCACCCATACGATGATCCTGAAGAAGGACGGCACGCTCTGGGCGACTGGACGCAACTATTCTGGGCAATTGGGTGACGACACTCGGACCGACAGAAGAATGCCCGTGCTGGTCATGTCCATAGGTTCTGATGTCGCGGCTGTCTCCGCTGGAGCCACCCATACGATGATCCTGAAGAAGGACGGCACGCTCTGGGCGACTGGAGACAACAGCTATGGTCAACTGGGCATCGGTAATAATGAAGACAAAAACACGCCTGTGAAGGTCATGACTGATGTCAAGGCCGTCTCTGCCGGGGTCTCCCACACGATGATCCTGAAGAAGGACGGCACGCTCTGGGCGACTGGAAACAACGAATATGGTCAGCTGGGCCTGGGTGACAGCGGTTCGAGAACTCACAGATGCACACCCAAGCAGGTCACGTCCATGGGTTCTGATGTCGCGGAAGTCTCCGCCGGAGCTGAGCTCACGATGATTTTGAAGAAGGACGGCACGCTCTGGGCGACGGGGCGGAACCGTTTTGGTCAACGGGGTGATGGCGATACGTCCGAAAAAACAACGCCTGTACAGATTATTTTTTGACTAGAAGACAGGAGGATACCGGCGCACACGCCAACCGATTAATAAATCGTTCCGTTGCACCGGTTCATTCCCATGCTCACATTCTTCGTCCTTGTCATAGTCAGTTGCATTGCCTGCAACATCTCACTGCCCGCCATCATCGACAAAGACTCACAGGAATTATTGATACTTCATCTGGCAGGCACCCAATGAAAACAGGACAGCGGTTCCGACAAGACCAACGTCCTTCTGGGATACGGGGAGAGATCCGCGCGAGAACCAAGCGGACATCATGGGCATTGCCGACACAATGTGGCGGGGCAGAGTCCTGCTACAACCTCACCCGGCGGCTCAGCCAGTTCACCATGACATTGACCATGTAGTAGATGAACGCAATGACCGCATACATGCCCAGTACATGTGAGGATTTGACGAACTTACCCATGATAATCATGCCGGCGCCCATCAATTCTTCTATGCCTACAATCCAGCAGAATGACGTATCCTTGATTGCGGTGACAAATTGTCCCATCAAGGGGACAAGTATCTTTTTCACCGCTTGGGGAAGAATAATGTATATATACATCTGGAACTTGTTCAAGCCCAGAGCCTTGGCAGCCTCCCATTGTCCAGCTGCAATGCCGTTCAGCCCGCCCCTGACGATTTCAGCGACCATAGCGGAGGTGAATACCGTCATGGCAACGATAGCGGAAACCAACGCAGGCAGACGCAAGGTGAAACGGAAGCCGATGATGAACAGCAAAAGAGGAATATTCCGGACAGCATTAATGTAGACAGTCGCGACCACACGGGCAACGCGCCCTCCGGCGACTTTCATCAATCCCAGAATCATTCCGAAGACAAAGCTCAGGGCGATGGTTACGAAAGCAATGATCAGAGTAACGCCAAGCCCGTGCATCAGAAAATTGAATACGTCAAAGGAGAAAAACCCGGAAGTCACGCCACACCCCCCTTCTGCATACGCTCGAACCTGGCGACGATCAAGGAAAGAGGCAGGCACAGGGCAAGATAGAGGAGTCCCGTTACGATGAACGACGGCCCGTAGTAGAGATTCCCCGATGCCCAACTGTCGGAACGGTACATAAGATCCCCTCCCGCGACCATGGCCATGATGGAGGAGTTCTTAATCAGGTTGACAAGCTGGTTGGCCATGGGAGGAAGGGCAATGCGCATGGCCTGTGGTATGATGACCATTACCATGGACTGGAGATGAGAAAACCCTTGGCTGAGAGCCGCCTCGGTCTGGCCTTTGGGAACCGCACGGATGGCGGCCTCGACGACCGCCCCTCCGAAAGCTCCCGTATACAAAGCCAGCCCGATGCTTCCCACCGCAAATGAACTGAGCATGATTCCTATGCGGGGAAGCGCGTTGTAGAGGAAAAGCACCTGCACGACCAACGGTGTATTCTGGAAGAAACTCATGTACGCTCCGGCAATCCTTGAGCTACGCCTGCTGCCTGATGTACGTGCCAGCCCTACGACAAGGCTGATGGCAAGAGTGGCGACAAGAGCTGTCAGCGAAACACTGACCGTTACCCATAGCCCTTCAAGAAATACATCGAAATTTCTAAATAACGCTTCCCACTTGAACCATGCAAACATACTTATTTATCCAATCCCCATTTTGCCTTCATGGCAAGCAGCTCGCCGCTAGCGTCCAGATCAGCAATGGTGGAGTTCACAACGGACAGAAGCGCAAGGTTCCCCTTCTTCATGGCGGCGCCATATTCCTGTGGGGAATATTTGTCGGGCAGAATCTCACTGGAATCTTCCACATATCCCATCAGGATGGCACGATCCACGGAGAAAGAGTCAATCCGTCCGGAGTCCAAAGCAACCTTGAGCTCAGGATACGATGCATACTCGCTGAATTTCAATGTGATGCCCTGGTTCTTTGCCTCAGTCTCCAGGACGGCCTTGGTCGTAGCGCTCTGAGCGACACCGATGGTCTTTCCGTCAAGGTCTTTCAGGCTCTTGTAGCCACCGCTTTTCTTGACAAGAAGGGATACTGCATCCGTGTAATAAATGGTTGAGAACTCATAACTGAGCTTGCGTTCTTCGGTGACAGTAAAGGTGGCAATGACAATATCAAGCTCACCGGTATCAAGGAGAGGTCCGCGTGTCTTGGCTGTCACTGGCGTGAAAGAGACTTTGCTCGCGTCGCCCAAGATGACTTTGGCTATCTGGCGGGCAAGATCAGTCTCAAAGCCTACGTTCGCGCCGGTCGATATGTCTTTATACCCGAAACCAGGCACATCAACTTTGACACCGACATTCAATACTCCCCTGCTCTTAATCTTATCAACTTCATTGGAAGCACCGCTTTCCTTGGAGCCGGCGGCAAAGAGTACGGATGTGGACACCAGCATGACGCACAACAACATCACCAAGCCAGAAATACATTTCTTTTTCATTTTCCCCACCTCATATAATGGAATCACCAGGAATTGTGCCTTTGGCTCAATTCCCTCTCCGCCTTGCTTTACAAATGTCCGGGTTATCCACTATGTTCCAAATACGACACTTCCGGATACAATCCGGCCGTGATACGGCATTTTCTTTCTGTATCAAATTTCAATATCAGAGTAATGGTAGCCGCCGAGC
Encoded proteins:
- a CDS encoding cache domain-containing sensor histidine kinase, coding for MRNKKRDKIRDRSIKSIITLAIATISIAFILIISIVLYSESVSALTENSYVMTKEVVYQVNTNLDYYLSGIISMASYVKNMVRETEEYPSGDIIERILPIIESRSDIETIALLDADGQLVFSSARGAVKASGTIREQLWFTRAVGTEGNYYFTGPHVQNLFTGQYPWVISYSQEITYVGTNGERSPGILLIDMNFSAVRDITDRATLGRSGYVYLVDNEGGIVFHPRQQLINAGLLAEDTESVQDHVFGSFINSFAGRKRLTVVDTVSYSRWRIVGIAFMDEITDQLTSLSLVMSILVVICVFVAVFIARLVSTSITRPIKKLERLMKQVEGGNMMVDTDVRGNLEVRALSRSFGHMISRIRKLMDDIVRVQEMKRKSEMDAMQAKINPHFLYNTLDSVVWLAEQGDTQSVIRMISALARLFRISISKGHDIITLGEELEHVGNYLFIQQMRYVNKFEFTIDLPDDLKNKPTIKLIVQPIVENCIYHGIKYLQEMGRIDIRVFRRPPGALVIEIKDNGVGMIPEVFDRIMEPRTTHSSSSNGIGVRNVSDRIKLYHGNDYGLEIQSEADIGTIVQLVIPEGKDIPPIKVAKK
- a CDS encoding substrate-binding domain-containing protein is translated as MKRRHLPHFCFTAGITTAGIIACMIFVVSCYRNPANTVTLLSSRPESQEKPIRMAFLTNMQGGEHWGNMKSGARFARSMHGNMTIEFYAPINEADYHGQTELLQQVVDADFDALVISSSHATYAASTIQQALAKGMMVVTVDNDILAADGTSLAKAHVGTDSREVGKKAAMKGMELAPQVRKALVVASVPESTSMMEKTAAITEIFSESGIEFQVIFCHADATIAYGQVKAALESPVAIDIIIALEEYAAHGVADALAETSAKARPVFIGSGNSRYQLNLLETGRMDALVVENSFTMGYLAVEAAASLAGGRNVVPVPVEFAIVTPLTMWEEHHQRLLFPLTN
- a CDS encoding galactose ABC transporter substrate-binding protein, giving the protein MIKRIVAGACLLFVLVTGLYAGGRKESMPEIGVAAYKFDDTFITGVRAAITTASQGKAMVDIVDSQNLQVNQNGKVDQFIAKGIKAMAVNPVDRTAAGVIIEKAKKAGIPVVFFNREPLAEDMAKWDKVYYVGAKAEQSGIMSAQIIADYWKTHPEADKNGDGILQYVMLRGEPGHQDTDLRVEYTMKCLADNNIRIEKLAEDTALWDRVRGQEKMIGFIAAHGDAIEAVFANNDDMALGAIEALKSAGYFRGDRYMPVVGVDATAPALQALEEGTLLGTVLNDAVNQGTAVFNIAYELSQGRIPTEESIGYPLTDGQYVWIPYQLITRETYRQFK
- a CDS encoding fimbrillin family protein, with amino-acid sequence MRKNSIVFVSIFMVFFVFVACSGEVEVPHASNVRFTTEIGRKVMADSAWQAGDEVGIYMVEAGEDVATVAATDRDNVQYVADTAGINFSAFSPVDASNPLKWDDNSNPAITHFDFIAYYPYVSPIADTTALPIHVYPLGSGEQDTGKADFLWGRTDTVQNNTPTVRLKLEHMLSRLIVNLGPSTTIDKDAINGGTLVATVTGLNTKTSINLNDGTLGTPGDVVPIVMKDISGTLTDAERSAGNRRFETVLIPVDNATALAALQLEFALTDGSTDTYTWAATSVATSDQGKIHFDAGKQHVYNMTLNTSDNEVAVAAIQIEIKDQDTGSLVNGAAEKAYSLTFGANGATRGSAPGRMYAHKGSQVTLPTPGTLEKNLHYFYGWNTETDGSGDSYAVGDSFVIPGQDVTLYAIWVENQYSVSFDGNGATGGNTPGRIYAHKGSKVTLSAPGTLEKDIHYFYGWNTLPNGNGTQYAVGESFTMPANDVTLYARWLVKIKAVSAGKSHTMILKMDGTLWATGDNYYGQLGDKTMPTRTTPVRVSLDVAAVSAGESHTMILKKNGTLWATGRNNYGQLGDATRISRYIPVQVKVSTSLTDFMTDVVAVSTGERHTMILKKDGTLWATGDNEFGQVGDKTMTTKTTPVRMGLDVAAVSAGATHTMILKKDGTLWATGRNYSGQLGDDTRTDRRMPVLVMSIGSDVAAVSAGATHTMILKKDGTLWATGDNSYGQLGIGNNEDKNTPVKVMTDVKAVSAGVSHTMILKKDGTLWATGNNEYGQLGLGDSGSRTHRCTPKQVTSMGSDVAEVSAGAELTMILKKDGTLWATGRNRFGQRGDGDTSEKTTPVQIIF
- a CDS encoding amino acid ABC transporter permease, whose protein sequence is MTSGFFSFDVFNFLMHGLGVTLIIAFVTIALSFVFGMILGLMKVAGGRVARVVATVYINAVRNIPLLLFIIGFRFTLRLPALVSAIVAMTVFTSAMVAEIVRGGLNGIAAGQWEAAKALGLNKFQMYIYIILPQAVKKILVPLMGQFVTAIKDTSFCWIVGIEELMGAGMIIMGKFVKSSHVLGMYAVIAFIYYMVNVMVNWLSRRVRL
- a CDS encoding amino acid ABC transporter permease codes for the protein MFAWFKWEALFRNFDVFLEGLWVTVSVSLTALVATLAISLVVGLARTSGSRRSSRIAGAYMSFFQNTPLVVQVLFLYNALPRIGIMLSSFAVGSIGLALYTGAFGGAVVEAAIRAVPKGQTEAALSQGFSHLQSMVMVIIPQAMRIALPPMANQLVNLIKNSSIMAMVAGGDLMYRSDSWASGNLYYGPSFIVTGLLYLALCLPLSLIVARFERMQKGGVA
- a CDS encoding transporter substrate-binding domain-containing protein, giving the protein MKKKCISGLVMLLCVMLVSTSVLFAAGSKESGASNEVDKIKSRGVLNVGVKVDVPGFGYKDISTGANVGFETDLARQIAKVILGDASKVSFTPVTAKTRGPLLDTGELDIVIATFTVTEERKLSYEFSTIYYTDAVSLLVKKSGGYKSLKDLDGKTIGVAQSATTKAVLETEAKNQGITLKFSEYASYPELKVALDSGRIDSFSVDRAILMGYVEDSSEILPDKYSPQEYGAAMKKGNLALLSVVNSTIADLDASGELLAMKAKWGLDK